In Chloroflexota bacterium, a single window of DNA contains:
- a CDS encoding AAC(3) family N-acetyltransferase: MVPLESLTIRRLPLTTPGRVGYRDLVRGLREVGLTRHSRVVVHSSLSSFGQVAGGAATIVGALTAVCRTVVVPTFTYQTLVVPEVGPELNGMDYGSNGSYSPEFWRPNLPAHLDIGLVPNTLLGHWAAKRSSHPVLSFAAAGPDADELLAGQTLDDPFAPLKWLAERSGDVLLLGVTHRVNTTIHVAEERAGRKPFVRWALTPQKIVELAWPNDSSGFDAITDAINPHVIRGQIGLANVQRIPAVKLIEVAEALIQKDPTALLCHNPDCERCRDARARLTQI, encoded by the coding sequence ATGGTTCCACTTGAGTCATTAACAATCCGGCGGCTTCCCCTCACCACTCCGGGCCGGGTGGGCTACCGCGACCTGGTGCGCGGTTTGCGCGAAGTGGGTCTCACACGCCACAGCCGGGTTGTTGTTCATTCATCGCTTTCGTCGTTTGGGCAAGTGGCCGGGGGCGCGGCCACTATTGTCGGCGCGCTCACGGCGGTGTGTCGCACCGTCGTCGTTCCCACGTTTACTTACCAAACTCTCGTCGTCCCTGAAGTCGGGCCGGAGCTGAACGGAATGGATTATGGCTCCAACGGCAGTTACTCGCCCGAATTCTGGCGGCCTAACCTGCCGGCGCATCTCGATATCGGCTTGGTCCCCAACACCCTGCTCGGCCACTGGGCGGCTAAGCGCAGTTCGCATCCGGTGCTCTCGTTTGCCGCCGCCGGCCCCGACGCCGACGAACTGCTGGCCGGGCAAACCCTCGACGATCCGTTCGCGCCGCTTAAATGGCTGGCCGAGCGTTCCGGCGACGTGCTTCTGCTCGGCGTCACCCACCGGGTCAACACCACCATTCACGTCGCCGAAGAGCGTGCTGGGCGCAAGCCGTTTGTGCGTTGGGCGCTCACCCCGCAAAAGATCGTCGAGCTCGCCTGGCCCAACGACTCCTCGGGCTTCGACGCCATTACCGACGCCATCAACCCTCACGTGATTCGCGGCCAGATTGGCCTGGCCAATGTTCAACGAATCCCGGCGGTCAAGCTCATCGAGGTCGCCGAGGCTCTAATTCAAAAAGACCCCACCGCCCTCCTCTGCCACAACCCGGACTGCGAGCGTTGCCGGGATGCGAGGGCGCGCCTAACCCAAATATGA
- a CDS encoding glycosyltransferase family 39 protein: MMTTYKSLITRKLELLTWYFPLILFCLLALWLRTAYLTNDLPTNSSPDEPYYFQWAKAIRETGLPSVENGLGYPPALLYMLAGEQIIVEAVRGEKLIPAFDYFVVARVVSSIFGFASVVVSGLVGRQLGKSKVVGLVAALMATIWPVMVEAGRRGMANAPWLFFSLLTFICLYKGRDHRRIVWLYLALAAGILSFLFKYQTGVALILPFIYALLYFRGLKTRLAPHLIAWSGALLALTLWLVFYYQLFNLVNLPGNGAIKHITADGKLVGLQSWEINIRIIAGVVAGNWYLWGAGIATGIALYTLITKKWNELIDGGLALSFAGFILMFYLLMSVAPPFPHEIYWIPLTSAFYLLGVAGMAAILRIVSHIVAKAADAKWSRITEIVSLATLVAFNAPFIYTRGQELIWIYEHAWSKPYTVKLLDEWFDQHVPQGGRVVSERIKMPDWYIYAPPLFHRYVADSIFAESVGSYRSRGYEYLIWNSMTSNPTDSLADLDAESNKAYLDDVKEVLRLTGENVAGMDIVVYQLPPLQEHPLYFWFGDRISFRGFDLNRETLKPGDELQLTLYWMSVMQTPANYIVFVHVLAADGKTLLVGQDGPPDNGNRPTWSWRGDMDFVTDQHALAIPPDAPAGFYSLKVGLYDADTQQRLQISEPTLQPVGDTVTLAEIRIQKQAP, from the coding sequence ATGATGACAACCTACAAAAGTCTCATTACCCGCAAGCTTGAGCTTCTCACCTGGTATTTTCCCCTAATCCTCTTTTGCCTCCTGGCCCTCTGGCTCAGAACTGCGTATCTCACTAACGATCTCCCAACCAACTCCAGCCCCGACGAGCCATATTATTTTCAGTGGGCTAAAGCCATCCGGGAAACCGGCTTGCCGAGCGTCGAAAATGGGCTGGGCTATCCGCCCGCTTTGCTCTACATGCTGGCCGGAGAGCAAATTATCGTCGAAGCGGTCCGAGGGGAAAAACTTATTCCTGCCTTTGACTACTTTGTGGTTGCCCGGGTTGTGAGTAGTATCTTCGGCTTTGCCAGCGTAGTGGTCTCCGGCCTGGTCGGTCGTCAACTGGGGAAGTCGAAAGTGGTGGGCCTCGTGGCCGCTTTGATGGCTACGATTTGGCCGGTGATGGTTGAGGCAGGCCGGCGGGGCATGGCGAACGCGCCCTGGCTCTTCTTCAGCTTGCTCACATTTATCTGCTTATACAAAGGCCGCGACCATAGGCGAATTGTTTGGCTTTATCTGGCTCTGGCGGCTGGCATCCTGTCATTTCTGTTTAAGTACCAAACCGGCGTTGCCCTGATCCTGCCATTCATTTATGCGCTTCTCTATTTTCGCGGCCTCAAGACCAGACTCGCGCCGCACCTGATCGCCTGGAGCGGCGCACTGCTTGCCCTGACGCTTTGGCTTGTGTTCTACTACCAACTCTTCAACCTGGTCAATTTGCCCGGCAACGGCGCGATCAAGCACATCACGGCTGATGGCAAACTCGTTGGCCTGCAATCATGGGAGATCAATATCCGTATCATCGCTGGTGTCGTGGCCGGCAACTGGTATTTGTGGGGTGCAGGGATCGCAACCGGAATCGCCCTCTATACCCTGATCACCAAAAAGTGGAACGAGTTGATTGACGGCGGTCTGGCGCTCAGTTTCGCTGGCTTCATCTTGATGTTTTATTTGTTGATGTCAGTGGCGCCGCCTTTTCCGCATGAAATTTACTGGATACCACTGACCTCGGCTTTTTATCTTCTGGGGGTGGCCGGGATGGCGGCCATTTTGAGGATAGTCAGCCATATCGTTGCAAAAGCCGCCGATGCTAAATGGAGCCGAATAACAGAGATTGTTTCTTTGGCTACGCTGGTGGCATTCAATGCGCCATTCATTTACACTCGGGGCCAAGAGCTTATCTGGATTTATGAACATGCCTGGAGCAAACCATACACCGTCAAGTTGCTGGACGAGTGGTTCGATCAGCATGTGCCGCAGGGCGGGCGCGTTGTCTCCGAGCGAATCAAAATGCCCGACTGGTATATTTACGCGCCGCCTCTCTTTCATCGCTATGTTGCCGACAGCATCTTTGCTGAGTCGGTAGGAAGTTATCGGTCTCGCGGTTATGAATATCTGATCTGGAACAGCATGACCAGTAATCCGACAGACAGTCTGGCCGACCTTGATGCAGAGTCAAACAAGGCATATCTGGACGATGTCAAAGAGGTTCTACGCCTGACCGGGGAAAATGTGGCCGGGATGGATATTGTGGTCTACCAACTTCCGCCGCTTCAAGAGCACCCGCTTTACTTTTGGTTTGGCGACAGGATTTCTTTCCGGGGCTTCGACCTGAATAGAGAGACCCTCAAGCCGGGAGATGAATTGCAACTGACATTGTACTGGATGTCAGTGATGCAAACGCCCGCCAACTACATTGTCTTTGTCCACGTTTTGGCCGCCGACGGCAAGACGTTGCTGGTGGGGCAAGACGGGCCACCCGACAACGGCAACCGCCCCACCTGGTCGTGGCGCGGAGATATGGACTTTGTCACTGATCAGCACGCCCTCGCCATC